From Micromonospora rifamycinica, a single genomic window includes:
- a CDS encoding DUF7800 domain-containing protein encodes MPEPRLLIGPLLRRVVGTRATVWVETSGSAVVTVRTADGATGSAPTFSAYDHHYALVVVEGLTPDHATSYEVLVDDELVWPVARDGFPPSVIRTRAADDRDQPVSLIFGSCRETTQHNTTRKLPPDALDAYARRLMAAPDPDDLPDLLVLLGDQVYADVTSPTVRRLLKRRRRRPKDAPADQVVSFDEYTKLYLESWRDPEIRWLLSTVPNVMIFDDHEVIDDWNTSKSWRADMRQQAWWAERIRSGLASYWVYQHLGNLAPDEIAADPLYAKVVAAGDATDVLREFGERVDREADEAHDTERWRAVQYQWSYALDLGRTRLVMLDNRCSRVLEPGGRSMLPAGEWSWFLDRAHGVYDHLVIGASLPWLLPPGIHHVEAWNEKLADSGRPWVAGLAEKLRRALDLEHWAAFRRSFDALGALFVRLGSGVPATAGDRVGAGPAYPAPASISVLSGDVHHSYVARARFDDPAVRTPVHQLTCSPIHNQVPAAMRPLMKLGWSAGPAAATRALARSAGVRRPTVRWKKLAGPYFGNAVSTLRHRGREAEVLIEGTTSDGHLREVARQQLSSAK; translated from the coding sequence ATGCCCGAGCCGCGCCTGCTCATCGGCCCGCTGCTGCGCCGGGTCGTCGGCACCCGGGCGACGGTCTGGGTGGAGACCAGCGGGTCCGCGGTGGTCACCGTCCGCACGGCCGACGGCGCCACCGGCTCCGCGCCGACCTTCTCCGCGTACGACCACCACTACGCGCTGGTGGTGGTGGAGGGGCTCACCCCGGACCACGCCACCAGCTACGAGGTGCTGGTCGACGACGAGCTGGTCTGGCCGGTGGCCCGCGACGGCTTCCCGCCCAGCGTGATCCGGACCAGGGCGGCCGACGACCGGGACCAGCCGGTCAGCCTGATCTTCGGGTCGTGCCGGGAGACCACCCAGCACAACACCACCCGCAAGCTGCCCCCGGACGCGCTGGACGCGTACGCCCGGCGGCTGATGGCCGCGCCCGACCCGGACGACCTGCCCGACCTGCTGGTGCTGCTCGGCGACCAGGTCTACGCCGACGTCACCTCGCCCACCGTCAGGCGGCTGCTCAAGCGGCGTCGGCGGCGGCCGAAGGACGCCCCGGCCGACCAGGTGGTGAGCTTCGACGAGTACACCAAGCTCTATCTGGAGTCGTGGCGTGACCCGGAGATCCGCTGGCTGCTCTCCACCGTGCCGAACGTGATGATCTTCGACGACCACGAGGTGATCGACGACTGGAACACCTCGAAGTCGTGGCGGGCCGACATGCGCCAGCAGGCCTGGTGGGCCGAGCGGATCCGCAGCGGGCTGGCCTCCTACTGGGTCTACCAGCACCTGGGCAACCTGGCCCCGGACGAGATCGCCGCCGACCCGCTCTACGCCAAGGTGGTCGCCGCCGGGGACGCCACCGACGTGCTGCGGGAGTTCGGTGAGCGGGTCGACCGGGAGGCCGACGAGGCGCACGACACCGAGCGCTGGCGGGCCGTGCAGTACCAGTGGAGCTACGCGCTGGACCTGGGCCGGACCCGGCTGGTCATGCTGGACAACCGGTGCAGCCGGGTGCTCGAGCCGGGCGGCCGGTCGATGCTGCCGGCCGGCGAGTGGTCCTGGTTCCTGGACCGGGCGCACGGGGTCTACGACCACCTGGTGATCGGGGCGTCGCTGCCGTGGCTGCTGCCGCCGGGCATCCACCACGTGGAGGCGTGGAACGAGAAGCTGGCCGACTCCGGCCGGCCGTGGGTGGCCGGGCTGGCCGAGAAGCTGCGCCGGGCGCTGGACCTGGAGCACTGGGCCGCGTTCCGCCGTTCGTTCGACGCCCTCGGCGCGCTGTTCGTCAGGCTGGGCAGCGGCGTCCCGGCCACGGCCGGCGACCGGGTCGGCGCCGGCCCCGCGTACCCGGCGCCGGCGTCGATCAGCGTGCTCTCCGGCGACGTGCACCACTCGTACGTGGCCCGCGCCCGGTTCGACGACCCGGCGGTGCGTACCCCGGTGCACCAGCTCACCTGCTCGCCGATCCACAACCAGGTGCCGGCGGCGATGCGCCCGCTGATGAAGCTGGGGTGGAGCGCCGGGCCGGCGGCGGCCACCCGGGCGCTGGCCCGCTCGGCGGGGGTGCGCCGCCCGACGGTGCGCTGGAAGAAGCTCGCCGGCCCGTACTTCGGCAACGCGGTGAGCACGCTGCGCCACCGGGGGCGGGAGGCCGAGGTGTTGATCGAGGGAACCACCAGCGACGGGCACCTCCGAGAAGTTGCCAGGCAGCAACTTTCCTCGGCGAAGTGA
- a CDS encoding MarR family winged helix-turn-helix transcriptional regulator, whose amino-acid sequence MDDHLPETLRVLEHELTALLRRGRALSWEIAGEVHPNLEPNAYGLLLWLRRSGPTRLTDLAALLGIGKGTLSRQIQGLETLGLVRRDPDPDDRRAAQLRLTGEGTRRFDTARAARMEQINRSLETWPKRDVEEFARLMHRFNETF is encoded by the coding sequence GTGGACGATCATCTGCCCGAGACCCTGCGCGTGCTGGAACACGAACTGACGGCACTGCTGCGCCGCGGTCGGGCGTTGTCCTGGGAGATCGCCGGAGAGGTGCACCCCAACCTGGAGCCGAACGCGTACGGGCTGCTGCTCTGGCTGCGGCGCTCCGGCCCGACCCGGCTCACCGACCTGGCCGCCCTGCTGGGCATCGGTAAGGGCACGCTGAGCCGGCAGATCCAGGGGTTGGAGACGTTGGGCCTGGTGCGCCGCGATCCCGACCCGGACGACCGGCGCGCGGCGCAGCTCCGGCTGACCGGGGAGGGCACCCGGCGGTTCGACACCGCGCGGGCGGCCCGGATGGAGCAGATCAACCGGTCCCTGGAGACCTGGCCGAAGCGGGACGTCGAGGAGTTCGCCCGGCTCATGCACCGGTTCAACGAGACCTTCTGA
- a CDS encoding phosphotransferase, whose product MSNDDRAYAGWRDPRHAAPGLGRPYVTSQEIPLHGGNVSTVVRVGDTVRRNAGPWTPSVHALLRHLEYVGFTGAPRALGMDERNREVLSYLEGECGEYPLAPHWVTDEALVTVATMLRMFHDAQYGFAPPPGAVWRSFGPPPPDTEVICHHDAAPHNVIWRPDGTLGLIDFDLASPGARIYDVAYAAWTWVPIFADRDSITLGWKHPDRPRRLRLFADAYGLIPRDRHRLIRTIRKRIVDHVEGIRRMAAAGEPAFVRIVHKGHLRRPMRDLRLLDYERHALEHALR is encoded by the coding sequence GTGAGCAACGACGATCGCGCGTACGCCGGGTGGCGTGACCCCCGCCATGCGGCGCCGGGCCTGGGGAGACCGTACGTGACCTCGCAGGAGATCCCGCTGCACGGCGGGAACGTGAGCACCGTGGTCCGGGTCGGCGACACCGTCCGGCGCAACGCCGGCCCGTGGACGCCCTCGGTGCACGCCCTCCTGCGCCACCTGGAGTACGTCGGGTTCACCGGCGCACCCCGGGCGCTGGGGATGGACGAGCGCAACCGGGAGGTGCTGTCCTACCTCGAAGGGGAGTGCGGGGAGTACCCGCTGGCCCCGCACTGGGTCACCGACGAGGCGCTGGTGACGGTGGCCACCATGCTGCGGATGTTCCACGACGCCCAGTACGGTTTCGCCCCGCCGCCCGGTGCGGTCTGGCGCTCGTTCGGCCCGCCGCCGCCGGACACCGAGGTGATCTGTCACCACGACGCCGCCCCGCACAACGTGATCTGGCGACCCGACGGCACCCTGGGCCTGATCGACTTCGACCTCGCCTCGCCCGGCGCCCGGATCTACGACGTGGCGTACGCGGCCTGGACCTGGGTGCCGATCTTCGCCGACCGGGACTCGATCACGCTCGGCTGGAAGCACCCGGACCGGCCCCGCCGGCTACGCCTCTTCGCCGACGCGTACGGGTTGATCCCCCGGGACCGGCACCGGCTGATCCGGACCATCCGTAAGCGGATCGTGGACCACGTGGAGGGCATCCGGCGGATGGCCGCCGCCGGTGAGCCGGCGTTCGTCCGGATCGTGCACAAGGGTCACCTTCGTCGTCCGATGCGCGACCTGCGCCTGCTCGACTACGAGCGGCACGCCCTGGAGCACGCCCTGCGCTGA
- a CDS encoding universal stress protein, which translates to MSIPVEREQYGPQARALEFERGTDGPRVVLVGVDGSRTSLRAASYAAGLARRQGAGLVVVFVSATAGYAGMLPGVVAGAVQRTHDELADELRQECRRGAEELGLPVTFLCRRGDAYAELRTAADESRADLVVVGSSEQAGHRLVGSVATRLVRTGRWPVLVVP; encoded by the coding sequence GTGAGCATCCCCGTCGAGCGTGAGCAGTACGGCCCGCAGGCCCGCGCGCTGGAGTTCGAGCGGGGCACCGACGGCCCCCGGGTGGTCCTGGTCGGGGTCGACGGCAGCCGGACCTCGCTGCGGGCCGCCTCGTACGCCGCGGGGCTGGCCCGTCGACAGGGTGCCGGGCTGGTGGTGGTCTTCGTCAGCGCCACGGCCGGCTACGCCGGCATGCTGCCCGGGGTGGTGGCCGGGGCGGTCCAGCGGACCCACGACGAGCTGGCCGACGAGCTGCGCCAGGAGTGCCGCCGGGGCGCCGAGGAGCTGGGCCTGCCGGTGACGTTCCTGTGCCGGCGCGGCGACGCGTACGCCGAGCTGCGGACGGCGGCCGACGAGTCCCGGGCGGACCTGGTGGTGGTCGGCTCCTCCGAGCAGGCCGGGCACCGGCTGGTGGGTTCCGTCGCCACCCGCCTGGTCCGCACCGGCCGCTGGCCGGTCCTCGTCGTCCCCTGA
- a CDS encoding DinB family protein — protein sequence MTWRAPEITRTPELPVGDERAMLESWLDYHRQTLLLKCAGLTGEQLRTPSVQPSTLTLLGLVRHLGEVESWWFRENFAGQQVDYPYGSVDDPDADLDVTHADAEADFATYHEQVTLARAVTVGRSLDETFTEVGAKKRTFSLRWVYLHLIEEYARHNGHADLLRERLDGVTGE from the coding sequence ATGACCTGGAGAGCGCCGGAGATCACCCGGACCCCTGAACTCCCCGTCGGCGACGAGCGGGCCATGCTGGAGAGCTGGCTCGACTACCACCGGCAGACCCTGCTGCTCAAGTGTGCCGGGCTGACCGGCGAGCAGTTACGCACCCCGAGCGTGCAGCCGTCGACACTGACCCTGCTCGGCCTGGTCCGGCACCTGGGCGAGGTGGAGTCCTGGTGGTTCCGGGAGAACTTCGCCGGGCAGCAGGTCGACTATCCGTACGGTTCCGTGGACGACCCGGACGCCGACCTCGACGTGACCCACGCCGACGCCGAGGCCGACTTCGCCACCTACCACGAGCAGGTCACCCTGGCCCGGGCGGTCACCGTCGGCCGCTCGCTCGACGAGACGTTCACCGAGGTCGGCGCCAAGAAACGGACCTTCAGCCTGCGCTGGGTCTACCTGCACCTGATCGAGGAGTACGCCCGGCACAACGGTCACGCGGACCTGCTCCGGGAACGCCTCGACGGGGTCACCGGCGAGTGA
- the ftsY gene encoding signal recognition particle-docking protein FtsY produces MTDYLLVALALLGVLILGGLGLVVPRLRRRAQPPLPQTEVDTRAEEDLAGPPVEAAESDLSTGVLVEPPVVVAPPLEVPEPTAGRLVRLRSRLARSQNAFGKGLLGLLARDHLDEDAWEEIEDSLITADVGIDATRDIVDRLRERTRVLGTRSAGELRDLLAAELVNALDPTLDRSLHTTGHDGVPAVLLVVGVNGAGKTTTCGKIARVLVADGRSVTLGAADTFRAAAADQLETWGGRVGAETVRGAEGADPASVAFDAVRRGIDAGTDTVLIDTAGRLQNKIGLMDELGKVKRVVEKHGPIDETLLILDATTGQNGLEQARVFTEVVNVTGVVLTKLDGTAKGGIVIAVQRKLGIPVKLVGLGEGADDLAPFDPAQFVDALLGVEPLARDA; encoded by the coding sequence ATGACGGACTACCTCCTCGTCGCACTGGCCCTGCTCGGCGTGCTGATCCTCGGCGGCCTCGGCCTGGTCGTGCCCCGGCTGCGGCGGCGGGCGCAACCCCCGTTGCCGCAGACCGAGGTCGACACCCGGGCGGAGGAGGACCTGGCCGGCCCCCCCGTCGAGGCGGCCGAGTCCGACCTGTCCACCGGGGTCCTGGTCGAGCCGCCGGTGGTGGTGGCCCCGCCGCTGGAGGTCCCCGAGCCGACCGCCGGCCGGCTGGTCCGGCTGCGGTCCCGGCTGGCCCGCTCGCAGAACGCCTTCGGCAAGGGCCTGCTCGGCCTGCTCGCCCGGGACCACCTGGACGAGGACGCCTGGGAGGAGATCGAGGACAGCCTGATCACCGCCGACGTCGGCATCGACGCCACCCGGGACATCGTCGACCGGCTCCGCGAGCGGACCCGGGTGCTCGGTACCCGCTCCGCCGGTGAGCTGCGCGACCTGCTCGCCGCCGAGCTGGTCAACGCCCTCGACCCGACCCTGGACCGGTCGCTGCACACCACCGGCCACGACGGGGTACCGGCGGTGCTGCTGGTGGTCGGGGTCAACGGGGCCGGCAAGACCACCACCTGCGGCAAGATCGCCCGGGTGCTGGTCGCCGACGGGCGTTCGGTCACCCTCGGGGCGGCCGACACCTTCCGGGCCGCCGCCGCCGACCAGCTGGAGACCTGGGGCGGCCGGGTGGGCGCCGAGACGGTCCGCGGGGCCGAGGGGGCCGACCCGGCCAGCGTGGCCTTCGACGCGGTGCGGCGGGGCATCGACGCCGGCACCGACACCGTGCTCATCGACACCGCCGGCCGGCTGCAGAACAAGATCGGCCTGATGGACGAGCTGGGCAAGGTCAAGCGGGTGGTGGAGAAGCACGGCCCGATCGACGAGACGCTGCTGATCCTGGACGCCACCACCGGGCAGAACGGGCTGGAGCAGGCCCGGGTCTTCACCGAGGTGGTGAACGTGACAGGGGTGGTGCTGACCAAGCTGGACGGCACGGCCAAGGGCGGCATCGTGATCGCCGTGCAGCGCAAGCTGGGCATCCCGGTCAAGCTGGTCGGTCTCGGCGAGGGCGCGGACGACCTGGCCCCGTTCGATCCGGCGCAGTTCGTCGACGCGCTGCTCGGCGTCGAGCCGCTCGCCCGGGACGCGTAA
- a CDS encoding MDR family MFS transporter: MTQPTAPARATGVEMTHRQILEALSGLLLGMFVAILSSTVVSNALPRIITELKGGQSAYTWVVTSTLLATTATTPIWGKLADLTSKKILVQLSLAIFVLGSVLAGLSQSTEQLIACRVLQGVGAGGLTALAQVIMATMIAPRERGRYSGYLGAVMAAGTIGGPLIGGVIVDTSWLGWRWCFYVGVPFAIAALVVLQKTLHLPVVRRQVKIDWWGATLITAAVSLLLIWVTLAGDRYDWLSWQSAVMVTGAVGLGVLAVRVENRASEPMIPPRLFRNRTITLAVVASIAVGVGMFGASVFLGQYFQISRGESPTMSGLMTMPMILGLLVSSVVVGRIITRTGRWKRYLVAGSALLTAGFALMGTIRYDTPYWHLAGFMALIGLGLGMTMQNLVLAVQNTVAAHELGAASSVVAFFRSLGGAVGVSVLGAVLGHRVKDYIADGLAGLGLPGAGSGSGGVLPDVHTLPGPVRIVVESAYGHGAGDIFLVAAPFGLIALIAVIFIKEIPLRQHTGDAPTGTVAQESTVAAGAGAAVVRTGTDR; encoded by the coding sequence ATGACCCAGCCGACAGCGCCCGCCAGGGCGACCGGCGTCGAGATGACCCACCGGCAGATCCTGGAGGCCCTCTCCGGACTGCTGCTGGGCATGTTCGTCGCGATCCTCTCCTCCACGGTCGTCTCCAACGCGCTGCCGCGGATCATCACCGAGCTGAAGGGCGGCCAGTCCGCCTACACCTGGGTGGTCACCTCGACCCTGCTGGCGACCACCGCGACCACCCCGATCTGGGGCAAGCTCGCCGACCTGACCAGCAAGAAGATCCTGGTCCAGCTCTCCCTGGCGATCTTCGTGCTGGGTTCCGTGCTGGCCGGGCTGTCCCAGTCGACCGAGCAGCTCATCGCCTGCCGGGTGCTCCAGGGCGTCGGCGCGGGCGGCCTCACCGCCCTGGCCCAGGTGATCATGGCGACGATGATCGCCCCCCGCGAGCGCGGCCGGTACAGCGGCTACCTCGGCGCGGTGATGGCCGCCGGCACCATCGGCGGCCCGCTGATCGGCGGCGTCATCGTGGACACCTCCTGGCTCGGCTGGCGCTGGTGCTTCTACGTCGGCGTGCCGTTCGCCATCGCCGCCCTGGTGGTCCTCCAGAAGACCCTGCACCTGCCGGTGGTCAGGCGGCAGGTGAAGATCGACTGGTGGGGTGCCACGCTGATCACCGCCGCCGTGTCGCTGCTGCTGATCTGGGTCACCCTGGCCGGCGACAGGTACGACTGGCTCTCCTGGCAGAGCGCCGTCATGGTGACCGGCGCGGTCGGGCTCGGCGTGCTCGCCGTCCGGGTGGAGAACCGGGCCAGCGAGCCGATGATCCCGCCCCGGCTGTTCCGCAACCGCACCATCACCCTCGCCGTCGTGGCCAGCATCGCGGTCGGCGTCGGCATGTTCGGCGCGTCGGTCTTCCTCGGCCAGTACTTCCAGATCAGCCGGGGCGAGAGCCCGACCATGTCCGGTCTGATGACCATGCCGATGATCCTCGGCCTGCTGGTCTCCTCCGTCGTCGTCGGCCGGATCATCACCCGGACCGGCCGCTGGAAGCGCTACCTGGTCGCCGGCTCGGCGCTGCTCACCGCCGGGTTCGCGCTGATGGGCACGATCCGCTACGACACCCCGTACTGGCACCTCGCCGGGTTCATGGCGCTGATCGGGCTCGGGCTCGGCATGACCATGCAGAACCTCGTGCTCGCCGTGCAGAACACCGTCGCCGCCCACGAACTCGGCGCGGCCAGCTCGGTGGTGGCGTTCTTCCGCAGCCTCGGCGGCGCGGTCGGCGTCTCCGTGCTCGGCGCGGTCCTCGGCCACCGGGTCAAGGACTACATCGCCGACGGCCTGGCCGGGCTCGGCCTGCCGGGCGCCGGCTCGGGCAGCGGCGGCGTGCTGCCCGACGTGCACACCCTGCCCGGGCCGGTCCGGATCGTGGTGGAGAGCGCCTACGGTCACGGCGCGGGCGACATCTTCCTGGTCGCCGCCCCGTTCGGGCTGATCGCCCTGATCGCGGTGATCTTCATCAAGGAGATCCCGCTGCGCCAGCACACCGGGGACGCCCCCACCGGCACCGTCGCGCAGGAGTCCACCGTCGCGGCGGGTGCCGGGGCGGCGGTGGTCCGGACCGGGACCGACCGGTGA
- a CDS encoding HAD family hydrolase — protein MARERPTALLLDFDGVLRHRDPAVAAGIEREYGLSAGVLGEIAMHWGRLQPVLTGQISHADWAASVADALTESVGPERARAAVEQWQRYRGEVDPDVLALVRAARAAGIRVGLGTNATDLLDTDLAELGLADELDVVVNSSVVGVHKPAKEYFQAACAALATPPARVLFVDDEDWAVRGARAAGLSAYRWSGPEGLRYLRAALGC, from the coding sequence GTGGCACGGGAACGGCCGACGGCACTCCTGCTCGACTTCGACGGCGTGCTGCGGCACCGGGATCCGGCGGTGGCCGCCGGCATCGAGCGGGAGTACGGCCTCTCCGCCGGGGTGCTCGGCGAGATCGCCATGCACTGGGGGCGGCTCCAGCCGGTGCTGACCGGCCAGATCAGTCACGCCGACTGGGCGGCCAGCGTGGCCGACGCGCTGACCGAGTCGGTCGGCCCGGAGCGGGCGCGGGCGGCGGTCGAGCAGTGGCAGCGCTACCGGGGTGAGGTCGACCCCGACGTGCTGGCCCTCGTCCGCGCGGCGCGGGCCGCCGGGATCCGGGTCGGGCTGGGCACCAACGCCACCGACCTGCTCGACACCGACCTCGCCGAGCTGGGTCTGGCCGACGAGCTGGACGTGGTGGTCAACTCCTCGGTCGTCGGGGTGCACAAGCCGGCGAAGGAGTACTTCCAGGCCGCCTGCGCCGCCCTGGCGACCCCGCCCGCCCGGGTGCTCTTCGTCGACGACGAGGACTGGGCGGTGCGGGGGGCGCGGGCGGCCGGGCTGTCGGCGTACCGGTGGAGCGGGCCGGAGGGGCTGCGTTACCTGCGGGCGGCGCTGGGGTGCTGA